GAGATCCGATCTGGTTGCCGCTAAGGGGGGAGGCAATCTTCCTACATGTTCTCTCAATCCAACACATTTATTACAAAGTCAAAAACTCAGATGCAGGCTTTATTAAATGACATTCGTGCTAACGGTATTCAAGAATCTATAAAGTACGTTGAACATGATGGTGTTAAATATATCGTTGATGGACATCATAGATTTTACGCTGCTCAAAGATTAGGAATACAAAATATTCCTGTTCAGCAGGTTCAGTTACCACATGGTGGATATATGGGTGTAATGGATTTGATTAAGGAGCCAGGGAAGCATCCTGGATTTTGGAATTTTATGAAATAACTAAGTATGGCACTTTGGCAATATACATTTCAGATTTTACCTAAAGAAAGTTTTGAAGCTTTTTTTCAAAGCTTCAAAATTTCTTTGGATGATAATATGTTTGATGAAACAACATATTGGCAGATTAAACCTTTCAACAAATCCTATTTTGAAAGAATAGGAAACATATTGCAAAAAAGTAAGTCGTGGTCTGAGGAAATTGATTTATATGGTAATCAGGAATCAAATTGTTTTGAGGTTTTTTTGATGGCAAAACAGATGATGTAACATCTGTTTCTTTCAGGATAAATTTCACATCAGATTATGAGATGGTTCTTAATAGCATAATAGAATTCTGTATTTCAAAAGGCTTGATAGTCTTGGATGAAGAATTACAACTTGTACCTTTAAATTTTGAATCAATAAGAAGTCTAATAGAAAATGCACCACAAGTAAGAAAGTATAACCAAATAAAAAAAGTCAAAGCCCTGAATAAATCGGGGCTTTTTTTATATGTCTCGCTCTAAAATAAATTGACAAAAAAAGGCGATACAGTAATGTAACGCCTTTCATTAAAAACCTGAGGAACCACTTAGTCTCAAACCAGTACTCCACTGATTATTGTCAAATAAATTTATTTTCTTAAAATCGGAATGCATTATCGAATACTAAAGGCAAATTCCTTATTGAAATCCGGAAAATGTTCAGAACTCTTTTAACATTCTTAATCCAAGACTGAATAGATCTATTTCAAATACTTCAACTATCGTATTCAAAACAAAGAAATCTCAAAAAGGTTATAAAATCCGAGCTGCCCTAAAAACCGCCTGAATCCGGGGCTATTCCTTTTTACAGCAGCCTTTCATTACACTCTGTTAACCGGCAAAAACAACCAAACAAAATACTGATTAACAACATTATAAGGTAAAATTACTTAGTTTTTAAAACCCGTAATATCACCCTTTTTTAACCACATTTTTAATCCTTACTTAGTAGTGTCATTCCGAAGCTTCATTTTTTTGACAAGCGGAAACCGAAAAGCTAATAAGAGTAGGTAAAAACAATTAAAAAATAACAATTATGAATTGGCCCAAAACTATTGCTTTGTCCGAATTAGACAAACTAAAAATCGAAAGTGCAACTAACGGACAATTAAGAAAACGCTTATTAAGCGAGCCGGAAGTTGTTTTTAAAGAAAGAGGAATAGACGTTCCGGCTGGAGTATCGCTAAATGTTGTTGAAGATACCGATAAGAGCCACACTTTTGCTTTATTACCATTTGTAGGAAGCGATCTATCTAAAGCACCTTTACAAAAAGCATCCAATGCCTCTACATGGGAATGTACTACATGTACACCAACTTCTCCGATTTGTGCAGGTTCTTTAGCTTCTCTTACTTGTGCATAATTAACGGCATCGCATTGTTAATTATACCTGAGCTAAAACACGGAAAAGAAAATCTTTTCCGTAATATCTATATTGTATTCAAATGAGGTTGTTTTCCATTGTGAAAACAACCTCATTTATTCGCTTTCTCTTTACTCACTTTTAAAATCCTATAGTATGCTTGTTACAAAAAAATTTGTACCAAAAGAAACCTGTATTGACATGGAAGAAGCCGGTGTACTGGCCCGATCTCCCATAGTACCGGAATTATTCCAGGAATTACTGGAAACTGCCGAAAAAGAACTGGTTGCCACCACAAGCATTTCTACAGCGTTATTTAAAAGTGCCTTACCCGACTTTATCCTATGCTACGAGCAGCACCTGGCGCGGCTTACCAATCTTACCATCCTGCAGCGTTTTTCCAGTTTTCACCTGGCGTTAAACCCTTTATGGAGACCCAGGAAAGCAGCACCCGGAAAAGCGGCAACAGGGAGCTCCAGAACCATTCTGGATGCTTACATTAACTGGGAAGAAACCCTGAAATTACTTTCAACAGAAGGACCGTATCCCGAATTAGGCCGCTTAGTCGCCCTGACGAAGAAAAACTGGCTGGAAAACACCCGCATAATGCTGGAACGCATTGCACTGCATCATGAAGAAATCGCCCGGCTGATGGGCATCACAACAACAGCATTAGGAAATCTTAAATCGGCAAAATTCGGAATATCCGACGCACACAATAACGGTCAAACCGCCGCTATTTTGTCTTTTGGCGATCGAAAAATAGTATACAAACCCCGTTCTCTTGACGGAGAAGAAGGCTGGAATGCCATTGTAAACGAAGTCCTGAATACCCGGATGAAAAAAGCAGTGCTTGTCCCTAAGATCATCAAAGGCGATGGTTACGGCTTTATGGAGTTTATCGGCTCCGAAGACTGCTCCCATACCGATGAGATACAATTGTGCTACGAACGATACGGCGCCATCCTGGCTATCGCACACGTGATCGGCACCTGCGATCTGCATCATGAAAACATCATCGTTTCCGGTGCTCATCCGGTTGTTATTGATGCCGAACCCTTATTCCGCGCACGCCTCGGCATTTCCCAAAGCGGTGAAGACCGGCTAAAATTCGAACGAAACCTGTCGCTCGAAGGTTTAGACGTAAAGGAATCCGTTTTAGAATTGGGAATCCTTCCTTTGGTCATGAAATCACCATTAAAAAATGAAGAAAATGAAGACATTCAGGCAGAGCATGAAATCGGAGCTTTGGTTCCTTACGGCCTGGAGTCTTTTTACGATATGCTTCCCTGCGCAAAAGACAGCGACGACCTGCAAATAAGACCTATCAAAGTAAAAGCCTCCTCTTTTCCGAACCTGCCTTATTTAAACGGCACCGTTCAGCTGCCAAAAGATTATCTTGATGAAATCATCAATGGCTTTACCGCTACCTATGAGTATCTGGAACAGCACAAAGACGATTTTCTTTCCGATGACGGCTTTTTAAAAAATTTCGAAACCGCTAAAATCCGGATGTTGGCACGACCAACAATGGATTATACCAACATATTATCCCGTTCCCTGAGTCCGGAGGTTTTAAACGACTATGAAGCCCGTAAAGAGCTCATAAAAACCGATCTGGAAATTACATCCTGTCAAAGAATGGACACTATAGACGGCTTGCTGGAAACCGAACTGAACAGTATATTGGGCGGGGATATTCCTCTTTTTGAACTGCCTTCCAATGTACTGCAATACAAAGCATCGGCATTGTTGTCCACTCCGTTAGACTGTGCCAAAAGCCGATGGCAGGCTATGGACAGTTTCGACAAAATGCTGCAGGTTACCAGTATAAAGGAACGATTATTACAGCGAGAAAAGAATGTTATTACCAACAAACCCACTGCATTTCAATCCGGGGATTTATTACAACACGGCCTTGAAATAGCCGCTTCGCTTTATGATTCCG
This region of Flavobacterium inviolabile genomic DNA includes:
- a CDS encoding ParB/RepB/Spo0J family partition protein, with amino-acid sequence MQALLNDIRANGIQESIKYVEHDGVKYIVDGHHRFYAAQRLGIQNIPVQQVQLPHGGYMGVMDLIKEPGKHPGFWNFMK
- the lanM gene encoding type 2 lanthipeptide synthetase LanM; the protein is MLVTKKFVPKETCIDMEEAGVLARSPIVPELFQELLETAEKELVATTSISTALFKSALPDFILCYEQHLARLTNLTILQRFSSFHLALNPLWRPRKAAPGKAATGSSRTILDAYINWEETLKLLSTEGPYPELGRLVALTKKNWLENTRIMLERIALHHEEIARLMGITTTALGNLKSAKFGISDAHNNGQTAAILSFGDRKIVYKPRSLDGEEGWNAIVNEVLNTRMKKAVLVPKIIKGDGYGFMEFIGSEDCSHTDEIQLCYERYGAILAIAHVIGTCDLHHENIIVSGAHPVVIDAEPLFRARLGISQSGEDRLKFERNLSLEGLDVKESVLELGILPLVMKSPLKNEENEDIQAEHEIGALVPYGLESFYDMLPCAKDSDDLQIRPIKVKASSFPNLPYLNGTVQLPKDYLDEIINGFTATYEYLEQHKDDFLSDDGFLKNFETAKIRMLARPTMDYTNILSRSLSPEVLNDYEARKELIKTDLEITSCQRMDTIDGLLETELNSILGGDIPLFELPSNVLQYKASALLSTPLDCAKSRWQAMDSFDKMLQVTSIKERLLQREKNVITNKPTAFQSGDLLQHGLEIAASLYDSAISKNKAPHWVYTSYAPGFAATMAHIDRESLYEGAAGTALVLAEAGRLGGQREWQQLAVNVFDPLLNGEKPVAVHRGAGIARGLGGLLYSMTRIAQSADSDQLLNTATTIATQYAPEINEKEVLNEVLYGRAGLLLSLLSLYKVNPNARLLAIIDDIAITLKRNVISNSEEAYWQVPNGKPLPHVSHGNSGIAMALARWAALRGDDAAAQIVLKAMQFDDNFWNEKEKGWDDARFLHLDHDKKTNWSWCNGRSGAILSRLSIAQALGIPFESNAMISDSIQAEKTDVLEDVSSGLCCGTAGVIDAMLEVKHHCCNHHVDATLEHAVKAIATKSPCSHYSTLTSSLFTGSSSLAFSLMRAAKPDVVKSVLFFE